One Rosa chinensis cultivar Old Blush chromosome 5, RchiOBHm-V2, whole genome shotgun sequence genomic region harbors:
- the LOC112165222 gene encoding ycf3-interacting protein 1, chloroplastic isoform X2, translating into MMMTSSQMLQVAPLASHASSSSSSSSSQTLPVWFNHCHCHPLRPQLTLRHRPRPTILLAGNPDRKLQVSSSSSSSWTTQQDQDDEEEEDEDDDQEEEEESDPTPHDLEYISQIKRVLELLKKNRDMIFNEVKLTIAIEDIREVERRRLLGIEDPDAPTREELAAVLEEAQIKPAKKKPGKSLYARVTDTGIDLKKAANRLNIDWDTAAEIDDADVKDESDVPSVVVKNHHRN; encoded by the exons ATGATGATGACGAGTTCGCAAATGCTCCAGGTGGCGCCACTCGCATCACAcgcttcctcctcctcatcttcttcttcgtccCAAACCCTCCCAGTCTGGTTCAACCATTGCCATTGCCACCCTTTACGGCCTCAGCTCACTCTCCGCCACCGCCCAAGGCCCACAATACTACTCGCCGGAAACCCAGATAGGAAGTTGCAAGTTTCATcgtcttcgtcgtcatcttggACTACCCAACAAGACCAggacgatgaagaagaagaagatgaagacgatgaccaagaagaagaagaagaaagtgacCCTACTCCTCACGACCTCGAATACATCAGCCAAATCAAAAGG GTGTTGGAGCTTCTTAAGAAGAACAGAGACATGATTTTCAATGAG GTTAAGCTTACCATAGCGATTGAGGACATAAGAGAAGTTGAGCGGAGGAGACTCCTTGGCATTGAGGATCCCGATGCTCCGACCAGAGAAGAGTTGGCTGCTGTTCTTGAAGAA GCTCAGATTAAACCAGCAAAGAAAAAGCCAGGAAAATCCCTATATGCAAGAGTCACAGACACTGGTATTGATCTTAAGAAGGCCGCTAATAGACTGAACATTGATTGGGATACAGCTGCAGAGATTGACGATGCTGATGTTAAGGATGAGTCAGATGTGCCTTCAGTTGTG GTTAAGAATCACCATCGCAATTGA
- the LOC121049410 gene encoding receptor-like protein EIX2, producing the protein MEYYGRRATLLTIIDFSSNSLAGEIPKEIGSLVQLGTLNLSMNQLSGNIPSNIGNLKLLESLDLCQNQLSGKIPQSIYSLTFLSHLNLSHNNLTGRIPLGNQLQTLDDSSIYKDNPLLCGHPLSKCPEEGDDVPHAEDNKDHADVSENKLGFYISVVLGFVIGFWGVCGTLILKKSWRYAYFQFFDNIKEKVILAIALKVARLQRTY; encoded by the coding sequence ATGGAATACTACGGTAGACGTGCAACACTTCTGACCATCATTGATTTTTCGTCAAATAGTTTAGCAGGTGAAATTCCTAAAGAAATAGGTAGCCTCGTTCAATTGGGTACCTTGAATTTGTCGATGAATCAATTAAGTGGAAATATCCCCTCAAACATTGGAAACTTGAAGTTGCTTGAAAGTCTTGACCTCTGCCAAAACCAGCTTTCAGGGAAAATTCCTCAAAGTATTTATTCTTTGACCTTCTTGTCTCACTTGAATTTGTCACACAACAACTTGACCGGTAGAATTCCTTTGGGCAATCAACTTCAAACGCTGGATGATTCATCTATTTATAAAGACAATCCTTTACTTTGTGGGCATCCTCTTTCAAAATGTCCAGAAGAAGGAGATGACGTGCCTCATGCAGAAGATAATAAAGACCATGCAGATGTTAGTGAAAATAAGCTTGGTTTCTATATAAGTGTTGTGCTTGGCTTTGTTATAGGCTTTTGGGGTGTTTGTGGCACGTTGATTCTGAAAAAGTCATGGAGGTATGCctattttcaattctttgaCAATATCAAAGAGAAGGTAATACTAGCAATTGCATTGAAAGTAGCTCGTTTGCAAAGAACATATTGA
- the LOC112165222 gene encoding ycf3-interacting protein 1, chloroplastic isoform X1 translates to MMMTSSQMLQVAPLASHASSSSSSSSSQTLPVWFNHCHCHPLRPQLTLRHRPRPTILLAGNPDRKLQVSSSSSSSWTTQQDQDDEEEEDEDDDQEEEEESDPTPHDLEYISQIKRVLELLKKNRDMIFNEVKLTIAIEDIREVERRRLLGIEDPDAPTREELAAVLEEAQIKPAKKKPGKSLYARVTDTGIDLKKAANRLNIDWDTAAEIDDADVKDESDVPSVVVKFTIAIEDMREVERRKLVGIKDPDAPTREQLAGVLEEVPPFEFPDPLLG, encoded by the exons ATGATGATGACGAGTTCGCAAATGCTCCAGGTGGCGCCACTCGCATCACAcgcttcctcctcctcatcttcttcttcgtccCAAACCCTCCCAGTCTGGTTCAACCATTGCCATTGCCACCCTTTACGGCCTCAGCTCACTCTCCGCCACCGCCCAAGGCCCACAATACTACTCGCCGGAAACCCAGATAGGAAGTTGCAAGTTTCATcgtcttcgtcgtcatcttggACTACCCAACAAGACCAggacgatgaagaagaagaagatgaagacgatgaccaagaagaagaagaagaaagtgacCCTACTCCTCACGACCTCGAATACATCAGCCAAATCAAAAGG GTGTTGGAGCTTCTTAAGAAGAACAGAGACATGATTTTCAATGAG GTTAAGCTTACCATAGCGATTGAGGACATAAGAGAAGTTGAGCGGAGGAGACTCCTTGGCATTGAGGATCCCGATGCTCCGACCAGAGAAGAGTTGGCTGCTGTTCTTGAAGAA GCTCAGATTAAACCAGCAAAGAAAAAGCCAGGAAAATCCCTATATGCAAGAGTCACAGACACTGGTATTGATCTTAAGAAGGCCGCTAATAGACTGAACATTGATTGGGATACAGCTGCAGAGATTGACGATGCTGATGTTAAGGATGAGTCAGATGTGCCTTCAGTTGTG GTTAAGTTCACCATCGCGATTGAGGACATGAGAGAAGTTGAGCGCAGGAAACTTGTTGGCATTAAAGATCCTGATGCTCCCACCAGGGAACAGTTGGCTGGTGTTCTTGAAGAAGTCCCTCCTTTTGAGTTCCCGGATCCTCTCCTAGGCTAG